A single Kryptolebias marmoratus isolate JLee-2015 linkage group LG7, ASM164957v2, whole genome shotgun sequence DNA region contains:
- the haus6 gene encoding HAUS augmin-like complex subunit 6 — protein sequence MTNPTLWQKKNGQYLWFSLLGMGFQPDAAVSSIANKTSIKHLNLGPNMFDRPNKDAFYIVTHFLLEKFNPTRFQEAYRHCWPVLNHKADAEFRKVTCSWIREIMDDAANAGSKVVPSLFLSPGGPKFISLMLHLANRVILQEMKTLNTDGSWVPEAAAAPTTSADTAVKRFNLIRTRFLRAAVDQDRFLHEYQRRAQGLVKSMRDVKAEGAKYDELLKRCSPDSAEDEASRSEKIKKVRSLWSDVEATLSAIGEERAAMEAVLKGDADQRVLDGTGRVLRIPRCLQERIEQLPHQLNSGSVYEAGQLNLLCVAELSNHALRLLKEEQEKEQRGRASPAPAPRLGSRDLQEKCRQMTRVLQELHLIRQKLSKEEIPEIRNAVRELEADWDKRWTETLKGTPLVSFLKEDPALGFLSPMAPLSFEPAAEAAYRSSVFSQFPAKLPEEKPEGGEPEEEAGDASGPNAKSFPTTDEASDGAKISRVNTSLDWLFDTPPSPPQRAPPPLLQASVRKTSYQKVAPSKTRTQILDLEYENLADQFADAVTTSPSEGRGKGSDLENLLSTLQRDPFSAKKQLPRTPESLIMEVKSSWRKAVEEDEATRLSPPSELDSSPDGQPRNLSVDVPSLTVSCTAGTPVCQQGAGQRSSLLWDTFHADAADSPSGTGSSAVQFSLDTETLPELPSCDSPSLEDGAAGAESEEDEGIVTLNFDLPTTTTTPPRQGRNQRASGDDGNRTTPSLLLDFRDEDWLMQPGAPGNTNKVFSLDLDSLDTPSPGRKQEFSLPKLITFSPIDDMKC from the exons ATGACGAACCCAACATTATGGCAGAAGAAAAACGGACAGTATCTGTGGTTTTCCCTTCTCGGGATGGGATTTCAACCCGACGCCGCCGTTTCGTCCATCGCGAACAAAACCAGCATTAAACACCTCAACCTTGGCCC GAACATGTTCGACAGACCAAATAAAGACGCCTTTTACATAGTGACCCATTTCCTGTTGGAGAAATTCAACCCCACGAGATTCCAGGAGGCGTACAG GCACTGCTGGCCCGTTTTGAACCACAAAGCAGACGCTGAGTTCCGCAAAGTTACCTGTTCGTGGATCCGGGAAATCATG GACGACGCTGCGAACGCCGGATCCAAAGTCGTGCCGTCACTCTTTCTGTCCCCCGGCGGCCCCAAGTTCATCAGCTTGATGCTCCATTTGGCCAATCGCGTCATCCTGCAGGAGATGAAGACGCTCAACACAG ACGGCAGCTGGGTCCCCGAGGCTGCGGCGGCGCCGACGACCTCCGCCGACACGGCCGTTAAAAGGTTCAACCTGATCCGTACGAGGTTCTTGAGGGCGGCGGTTGATCAGGATCGATTTCTCCATGAGTACCAGAGGCGAGCCCA GGGTCTGGTTAAGTCCATGAGGGACGTCAAAGCAGAAGGTGCCAAGTACGACGAGCTGCTTAA GCGCTGCAGTCCTGATTCTGCAGAGGATGAAGCTTCTCGCTCAGAGAAGATCAAAAAG GTGCGCTCCCTGTGGTCGGACGTCGAGGCGACGCTGTCGGCCATCGGAGAGGAGCGGGCCGCCATGGAGGCCGTTCTGAAGGGGGACGCGGACCAGCGCGTCCTGGACGGGACGGGCCGCGTCCTCAGAATTCCCCGTTGTCTGCAGGAGAGAATTGAACAGCTCCCGCATCAG CTGAACTCGGGGAGTGTGTACGAAGCCGGCCAGCTGAACCTCCTCTGCGTGGCGGAGTTGTCGAACCACGCGCTGCGGCTCctgaaggaggagcaggagaaggaGCAGCGCGGCCGGGCCTCCCCTGCCCCGGCGCCCCGGCTCGGTTCCCGGGACCTGCAGGAGAAGTGTCGCCAGATGACCCGGGTGCTGCAGGAGCTCCACCTCATCAG GCAGAAACTCTCGAAGGAAGAAATTCCAGAAATCAGGAACGCCGTCAGGGAGCTGGAGGCCGACTGGGACAAGAGGTGGACGGAGACTCTGAAAGGAACGCCTCTCGTGTCTTTCCTGAAAGAAGACCCG GCGCTTGGTTTCCTCTCGCCGATGGCCCCGCTGTCCTTCGAACCGGCCGCCGAAGCTGCTTACCGAAGCAGCGTCTTCTCCCAGTTTCCCGCCAAGCTTCCCG AGGAGAAGCCCGAAGGCGGTGAGCCGGAGGAGGAAGCCGGAGACGCGAGTGGTCCGAACGCAAAAAG TTTCCCGACGACCGACGAGGCGTCTGACGGCGCCAAGATATCTCGAGTGAACACGTCTCTGGACTGGCTGTTCGACACGCCGCCATCCCCTCCCCAAAGAGCTCCGCCTCCGCTGCTTCAG gccaGCGTTAGGAAGACGTCCTATCAGAAGGTCGCTCCGTCGAAGACGAGAACTCAGATCTTGGACTTGGAGTATGAAAACCTCGCCGATCAG TTCGCAGACGCTGTAACCACGAGTCCTTCGGAGGGCCGAGGTAAAGGCTCGGATCTGGAGAACCTCCTCAGCACTCTTCAGAGAGACCCGTTCTCCGCCAAAAAGCAGCTGCCTCGAACACCCGAGAGCCTGA ttATGGAAGTGAAGAGCTCCTGGAGAAAAGCGGTAGAAGAAGACGAAGCAACGAGACTTTCCCCGCCGTCGGAGCTGGACAGCAGCCCAGACGGTCAGCCGCGGAACCTAAGCGTGGACGTTCCCTCCCTGACCGTTTCCTGTACCGCCGGCACCCCTGTCTGCCAGCAGGGGGCGGGGCAGAGATCCTCCCTTCTGTGGGACACGTTCCACGCGGACGCCGCCGACAGCCCAAGCGGCACCGGCAGCAGCGCCGTCCAGTTCAGCCTCGACACGGAAACCCTCCCCGAGCTGCCGAGCTGCGACAGCCCGAGCCTCGAGGACGGAGCTGCGGGCGCCGAGAGCGAGGAGGACGAAGGGATAGTCACGCTGAACTTCGACCTGCCGACGACGACCACCACCCCACCCCGCCAGGGTCGGAACCAGCGAGCGAGCGGCGACGACGGCAACAGGACAACCCCGAGTCTTCTGTTAGACTTCAGGGACGAAGACTGGCTGATGCAACCCGGAGCGCCGGGAAACACCAACAAGGTGTTTTCCCTGGATCTGGATTCACTGGACACGCCTTCGCCAGGACGGAAACAAGAGTTCAGCCTCCCGAAACTCATCACCTTCTCCCCCATAGATGACATGAAATGTTAG